One Solibacillus sp. R5-41 DNA segment encodes these proteins:
- a CDS encoding ABC transporter ATP-binding protein has product MSNTVLQVNQLKKEYSGEVVYKALKGIDFHLGENEFVAVMGPSGSGKTTFLNCISTIDRPTSGVITINSKNPYELNDDELAKFRRNELGFVFQDYNLVHTLTVEENILLPLALDSVQSNEMNKRLVDVAKFLGIEGILKKRTFEISGGQKQRVAIARAVVHEPSLLLADEPTGNLDSKAVNDVMSLFENINKTLKTSILMVTHDAYVASFAQRIVFIKDGTLYNEIHRGNNKQQFYQEIMDTLTFLGGGQHEI; this is encoded by the coding sequence ATGTCCAACACAGTATTACAGGTCAATCAGCTTAAAAAGGAGTATTCCGGAGAAGTTGTATATAAAGCATTAAAAGGCATCGATTTTCATTTAGGTGAGAATGAATTTGTTGCGGTGATGGGTCCGTCTGGTAGTGGCAAAACAACGTTCCTCAACTGCATCTCTACAATTGACCGTCCAACTAGTGGCGTTATTACGATTAATTCAAAAAATCCATATGAATTAAATGACGATGAATTAGCGAAGTTTCGTCGCAATGAGCTAGGCTTTGTTTTTCAAGACTATAACCTTGTCCACACTTTGACAGTCGAAGAAAATATTTTACTGCCATTAGCACTGGACTCCGTTCAATCGAATGAAATGAACAAGCGTTTAGTAGACGTAGCTAAATTCTTGGGGATTGAAGGAATTTTAAAGAAGCGTACATTTGAAATTTCAGGTGGGCAAAAACAACGTGTGGCAATTGCACGCGCTGTTGTTCATGAACCTAGTCTCTTACTAGCCGACGAACCAACAGGTAACTTAGATTCAAAAGCTGTCAATGATGTTATGTCACTGTTTGAAAACATCAATAAAACATTAAAGACATCTATTTTAATGGTGACACATGATGCGTATGTCGCAAGCTTTGCGCAGCGTATTGTCTTTATTAAAGACGGTACTCTTTATAACGAAATACACCGAGGCAATAATAAACAGCAATTTTACCAAGAAATTATGGACACACTTACATTTTTAGGTGGTGGACAACATGAAATTTAA